In the Gorilla gorilla gorilla isolate KB3781 chromosome 10, NHGRI_mGorGor1-v2.1_pri, whole genome shotgun sequence genome, one interval contains:
- the BLOC1S1 gene encoding biogenesis of lysosome-related organelles complex 1 subunit 1: MAPGSRSERSSFRSRRGPGVPSPQPDVTMLSRLLKEHQAKQNERKELQEKRRREAITAATCLTEALVDHLNVGVAQAYMNQRKLDHEVKTLQVQAAQFAKQTGQWIGMVENFNQALKEIGDVENWARSIELDMRTIATALEYVYKGQLQSAPS, encoded by the exons ATGGCCCCGGGGAGCCGAAGTGAGCGTTCCAGCTTCCGGAGCCGGAGGGGGCCCGGCGTACCCAGCCCCCAGCCCGACGTGACCATGCTGTCCCGCCTCCTAAAAGAACACCAGGCCAAGCAGAACGAACGCAAGGAGCTGCAGG AAAAGAGGAGGCGAGAGGCTATCACTGCAGCGACCTGCCTGACAGAAGCTTTGGTGGATCACCTCAATGTGGG TGTGGCCCAGGCCTACATGAACCAGAGAAAGCTGGACCATGAGGTGAAGACCCTACAGGTCCAGGCTGCCCAATTTGCCAAGCAGACAGGCCAGTGGATCGGAATGGTGGAGAACTTCAACCAGGCACTCAAG GAAattggggatgtggagaactggGCTCGGAGCATCGAGCTGGACATGCGCACCATTGCCACTGCACTGGAATATGTCTACAAAGGGCAGCTGCAGTCTGCCCCTTCCTAG